Part of the Candidatus Methylomirabilota bacterium genome is shown below.
CCGGTACTCGTCGGGGTCGCGCACGTCGATGAGGGCCAGGGGCTCACCGGACTTCAGGCGGCGTTGCAGGTCGGCTGGTCCCTCCTCGGGGACGGCCTGCCGGGCCTCGGTGATCATCTCCTTGAGCGTCTTCATCGCACCAAATGTTACCCCCAATTCCGGTCGGATGTAACTCCCATTTCGGTCGAGCCCAGCGAGGATTTGACCGAGAGTCTATTCTGGAACCTGACCGGCGGGAGTTTGTTTTTGTCTCAGCAGGGGATTTCCAGGATCGGTGTGAGAGGGGGTGATGCCGACCGCCGGGGAAGTGGCGAGATCGCCCGCCAGGATCGGCTGACAGGTGTGGAACCTCAGGAGGGGGACCAATGACGCCGAAGAGAACGCTTCGGATAGGTGTGTGTGTCGCAGTGCTGGCGATGCTCACCTTTCCGGCCGTCGTGGCCGGAGAGACGGTCCACGCAAAGCTGAATGGGTTCGAGGAGACCCCGCTGACGTTGTCGACGCCCGCGAGCGGACAGTTCACAGCCCATATCAACCAGAGTGAGAGTGTGCCGTGCAAGGCCAGTCAGCGCAGCCGGTGAAAGTCCGGTCCAAGGAGGTGTCGGTACACCTTGGTAGCTACCCGGGAGACGGCGAGGGCGACCGACCCGTCGAAGCCCCGGGGACAGAGGTCCGCCTTGGGCGGGTCAGCGAGCGTGCGGGCCGCAACGCGAGTGAAGCCTGAGCAGGCCCCGAAAGGTTGAATGCGAGCGCCGAGTCTCCTCTCAATAGACGAAGGCCGCCGCGGGCGATCGGATACACCGATACCTGAAGGTCGCCCGGCTCGCCGGGGTAGTGGGCGCAGCACGTACGCACGCGGTGACTGGCAACACGGGAGGCCTGTCGCGCGGCCGGGGCGACCCGGCACCGACTCCTTCGGGGGGTGGGCGAGGCAGGCGTCGGAGGGGCCCATAGATCCCGCATGCGGCGCTGATGACGTGCCTGGCGCGGCGGATCAGCGACGGCCGGATGCTGCACCTGCTGAAGGGGTGGCTGAAGGTGGCGGTGGTGGAGCCGGACGAGCGGGGGGCTCACCGGCGGGGAGGCGGGAAGAGGGCAACCCGGGGAACTCCGCAGGGCGGAGTAGTGTCGCCGCTGTTGGCGAACATCTACATGCATCGGTACATCAAGGCGTTTCGCCGGTATGGTCTCGACCAGAAGTACGGCGCGCAGCTTGTCACCTATGCCGACGACCTGGTGGTGCTGTGTCGGCAGGGTGCCCACGAGGTCCTGGAGAAGACACGGGGCTGGATGGGGAGCATCGGGCTCGCGCTGAACGAGGGAAAGACCGGGGTGCGGGACGCGCGCTGCGAGTCCTTCGATTTCCTGGGGTACACCTTCGGACCGATGTACTCGCCGCGCACAGGCGGACGTTACAACGGAGCACGACCTTCGAAGAAGGCCATCGCCTCCATCAAGGGAGCGATCCGGCAGCAGTTGCGGAACGGGAACCAGGCTCCGTGGCCGGAGGTGGTGACCCGCCTGAACCGCGCCGTGCGGGGCTGGGCGGCCTACTTCTGCTACGGCTCGTTGGCGAAGGCGCGTCACGATGTGCAGCGGCATCTGTACGATTCGGTACGCCGCTTCCTCCGACGCCGGCACAAGGTGGCTGGGCCTGGGTACCGGCAGTTTCCCGAGGCGGCGGCATTCGGAGAGCTGGGTGTCATTCGACTGGACCGACTTCCGCGGCTCGCCCCTGCGAATGCCGCCCGAGAAACCCGTCCGAGAGCCGGATGACCGAAATGGTCACGTCCGGTTCGATGAGCGGGGGCGCGAGACGGAGCGATGGACTTCTCGGCGAGAGCGGTCACGAAAGATGCCGCTCGCAGCAGGCGCCGCCGGTCCTGCACGCCACCGCGCGCGTCCTCGACTCTACCAGTGATCCCCCCCGAAGATTAGTGAGCAGGGCGAGCAAGGACTGGAGGGAGATGAGCGCAACGGAACGAGCTCTCAGCGCGCCGGCGATCGAGGTGGTGGCGAAGGCGACGCGGCGGCGGTTCAGCGCCGAGTACAAGCGGAAGGTCGTGCGGGAAGCGGACGCCTGCAAGACCCCGGGGGCTATCGGCGCCCTGCTCCGCCGGGAAGGACTGTACTCGTCGCACCTGACGGTTTGGCGGGCTGCGCGTAATCGCGGCGAGCTGGGCACCACGAAGAAGCGTGGGCCAGCCCCGCAGCCCCGGGATCCCCGCGATAAGGTGATCGCGGAGCAGGCGCGCGACCTGGCGCGCTGGAAGCAGCGCGCCGAGCGGGCGGAGGCCCTGGTCGAGCTGCAAAAAAAACTGGCGGCGTTGCTGGGAACGCCGCTGAGCACCGAGGGCTCGTGATGGCCCTGGTCACGGAGTTCGGCCCGCGGCACGGCGTCGCGTCTACGTGCGCGGCGTTGGGCGTGCCCCGCGCCACGTACTATCGGCGGCGCCGGCCCCAGAGCGCCTCGCCGCTGCGCCGGCGCTCGCCCCGAGCGCTGACGGACGGAGAGCAGGCCGCGGTACTCGAGCAGTTGCACGCGCCGCGCTTCGTCGACCGCGCTCCGGCGGAGGTGTACGCCACCCTGCTCGACGAAGGGGAGTATCTCGGTTCCGAACGGACCATGTACCGGCTGCTCGCGGCGCACGCCGAGGTCCGGGAGCGCCGCGACCAGCTCCGGCATCCCATCTACGCGGCCCCCGAGCTGTTGGCCCGCCGGCCCAACGAGCTGTGGAGCTGGGACATCACCAAGCTCCTCGGCCCGGCGAAGTGGACCTACTTCTACCTGTACGTGATGCTCGACGTGTTCAGCCGCTTCGTGGTCGGCTGGATGGTGGCGCATCGCGAAAGCGCCACGCTGGCGGAGAAGTTCATCAGCGAGACGTGTGACCGCCAGGGCATTGGGCGGCAGCAGTTGACGATCCACGCCGATCGCGGCTCGGCGATGACCTCCAAGCCCGTGGCGCTGTTGCTGGCCGACCTGGGCGTGACGAAGACCCACAGCCGGCCCCACGTGTCCAACGACAACCCGTTCTCGGAAGCGCAGTTCAAGACCCTGAAGTACCGGCCGGACTTCCCCGAGCGATTCGGGGCGATCCAAGACGCCCGTGCGCACTGCCAGGTCTTCTTCCCCTGGTACAACACCGAGCACCGGCATGGCGCCCTCGGCCTGCTGACGCCG
Proteins encoded:
- a CDS encoding reverse transcriptase domain-containing protein codes for the protein MPHAALMTCLARRISDGRMLHLLKGWLKVAVVEPDERGAHRRGGGKRATRGTPQGGVVSPLLANIYMHRYIKAFRRYGLDQKYGAQLVTYADDLVVLCRQGAHEVLEKTRGWMGSIGLALNEGKTGVRDARCESFDFLGYTFGPMYSPRTGGRYNGARPSKKAIASIKGAIRQQLRNGNQAPWPEVVTRLNRAVRGWAAYFCYGSLAKARHDVQRHLYDSVRRFLRRRHKVAGPGYRQFPEAAAFGELGVIRLDRLPRLAPANAARETRPRAG
- a CDS encoding IS3 family transposase (programmed frameshift); its protein translation is MSATERALSAPAIEVVAKATRRRFSAEYKRKVVREADACKTPGAIGALLRREGLYSSHLTVWRAARNRGELGTTKKRGPAPQPRDPRDKVIAEQARDLARWKQRAERAEALVELQKKLGGVAGNAAEHRGLVMALVTEFGPRHGVASTCAALGVPRATYYRRRRPQSASPLRRRSPRALTDGEQAAVLEQLHAPRFVDRAPAEVYATLLDEGEYLGSERTMYRLLAAHAEVRERRDQLRHPIYAAPELLARRPNELWSWDITKLLGPAKWTYFYLYVMLDVFSRFVVGWMVAHRESATLAEKFISETCDRQGIGRQQLTIHADRGSAMTSKPVALLLADLGVTKTHSRPHVSNDNPFSEAQFKTLKYRPDFPERFGAIQDARAHCQVFFPWYNTEHRHGALGLLTPYDVHYGRAEQRLAARAAVLAEAYAVHPERFPRGVPQPTACPSEVWINPPQPRAAKEALLH